A portion of the Euwallacea similis isolate ESF13 chromosome 8, ESF131.1, whole genome shotgun sequence genome contains these proteins:
- the Orp8 gene encoding oxysterol-binding protein-related protein 8, with product MFSSTGGPQNVQNNLDSGIVSIKPSKNEERKSRVILNILPKLPSTDSLSNSPVPGSPGISNIDKQDQTLGTDGVHSSESSSKLMRKESYKAQRKNYRKEKKRVTNELLNSLKDPSVVVLSDWLKVRGTLKSWTKLWCVLMPGLLVLYKSPKTKGSHWVGTVLLNSCKVIERPSKKDGFCFKLYNPLDQTIWAPRGPENETIGAVVQPLPSSYLIFRASSQASGMCWLDALEISIRNDAALIRSVSNKSSTGSTTHETQWSETDYEKHFVHDLDNTSQTDNGAQLSTGEVDLSDTESEASIKEDDMDVDPLESSYIPNTEEEFGEVGAQMEELAEEHKSLIWYLVKQVRPGMDLSKVVLPTFILEPRSFLDKLSDSYYHVDILSQAVLEDDAFTRMKQVVKWYLSGLYKKPKGLKKPYNPILGETFRCYWNHPNSSKTFYIAEQVSHHPPVSAFYVTNRQDGFAISASILARSKFYGNSTSAILDGTAVLTLLPRGEDYKLTVPYAHCKGILMGTLTMELGGKITIDCEKTGYYTEIEFKLKPFLGGSEQTNCITGRLKLGKETLATIEGYWDGAIHIKDKRTGEMQLLFSSAPAVRKQRLLRYTVSLDNQGENESERLWQHVSAAILRDDMSSATEEKTLLEEAQRARSKERKVKCEEWSPVHFQQDLKTGQWVYKHSDLRPWDPRNDLYQYEYEYKILTRTKHPTPMIRTASIVGVESQQIKESRSSSKSSKRKITMKQISSDIDVDSSTDEFHSDSSQVDSKCQKIGRRRMKEQLQEIDKRLQDLEQKINLIQKTVGFLVNSNPRSFGDIWNVFNVFILVFSLGMFEAVLFFMFKK from the exons ATGTTTTCAAGCACCGGAGGGCCACAGAACGTTCAAAACAATTTAGATTCGGGTATTGTCTCAATAAAACCATCCAAGAATGAGGAAAGAAAGTCCAGAGTTATATTAAACATATTGCCAAAATTGCCATCTACAGATTCATTGAGTAATAGCCCCGTTCCAGGCAGCCCTG GAATATCCAATATAGACAAACAAGACCAGACACTTGGCACCGATGGG GTTCATTCGTCCGAATCGAGCTCCAAATTAATGAGGAAAGAATCTTACAAGGCCCAAAGGAAGAATTACCGCAAGGAAAAAAAGCGAGTCACCAATGAGCTCCTAAACTCTCTAAAGGATCCTTCGGTCGTAGTGTTAAGTGACTGGTTGAAAGTTAGAGGAACTTTGAAGTCATGGACCAAACTGTGGTGTGTGTTAATGCCAGGGTTGCTTGTGCTATATAAAAGTCCCAAGACGAAA GGAAGTCATTGGGTGGGCACGGTACTACTTAACTCTTGCAAAGTTATAGAGAGGCCCAGCAAGAAAGATGGATTTTGCTTTAAGTTGTATAACCCATTGGATCAAACCATATGGGCCCCTCGGGGGCCAGAAAACGAAACAATCG GGGCGGTGGTGCAGCCCCTACCAAgttcatatttaatatttagagCCTCTAGTCAGGCATCTGGTATGTGCTGGCTGGACGCCTTGGAAATATCAATCAGAAACGACGCTGCTCTTATTCGCTCAGTCAGTAACAAATCTTCAACGGGTAGTACCACGCATGAGACTCAGTGGAGTGAAACTGACTATGAAAAGCACTTCGTCCATG ATCTAGATAATACAAGTCAAACTGACAATGGAGCCCAACTCAGCACTGGAGAGGTAGATCTAAGTGATACTGAATCGGAAGCATCTATAAAGGAGGACGATATGGATGTTGATCCACTAGAAAGTTCATATATTCCAAACACCGAAGAGGAGTTTGGAGAAGTCGGAGCTCAG aTGGAAGAACTGGCTGAAGAACATAAGTCCTTGATCTGGTATTTAGTCAAACAAGTTCGTCCAGGTATGGATTTAAGCAAGGTTGTATTGCCCACATTTATTTTAGAACCCAGGTCGTTTCTTGACAAATTGTCTGATTCATATTATCATGTGGACATTTTGTCGCA AGCGGTACTTGAAGATGACGCTTTTACGAGAATGAAGCAAGTGGTGAAGTGGTACTTATCAGGATTGTATAAAAAACCTAAGGGTTTGAAGAAGCCATATAATCCAATCTTAGGAGAAACTTTTAGATGTTATTGGAACCATCCTAATAGTAGCAAGACCTTCTACATCGCTGAACAAGTTTCCCACCACCCTCCT GTTTCCGCCTTTTACGTGACGAACCGGCAAGATGGATTTGCCATAAGCGCTAGTATTTTAGCCAGATCTAAATTTTATGGTAATTCAACATCGGCCATCTTAGACGGTACCGCTGTTCTTACCTTGTTACCTCGCGGGGAAGATTACAAGTTGACCGTTCCGTACGCACACTGCAAAGGAATTTTAATGGGTACCTTGACCATGGAGCTTGGGGGCAAGATTACCATCGACTGTGAGAAAACGGGATATTATACCGAGATCGAATTTAAGCTTAAG CCGTTTTTGGGTGGTTCCGAACAAACAAACTGCATCACTGGGCGTTTGAAACTGGGGAAAGAAACATTAGCAACGATAGAAGGATACTGGGACGGAGCTATTCATATAAAAGACAAAAGAACTGGGGAAATGCAACTTCTGTTTTCCTCGGCTCCAGCTGTACGAAAGCAACGTCTTTTGAGATACACGGTTTCTTTGGATAATCAGGGGGAAAACGAATCTGAAAGGTTGTGGCAACACGTTTCGGCAGCAATACTAAGGGATGATATGAGTTCTGCGACAGAGGAGAAAACTCTTCTGGAAGAAGCCCAGAGAG CGAGATCTAAGGAACGCAAAGTCAAATGTGAAGAGTGGAGTCCAGTGCATTTTCAACAGGATTTAAAGACCGGTCAATGGGTGTACAAACACTCGGATTTGAGGCCATGGGATCCGCGAAATGATCTTTATCAATACGaatatgaatataaaattcttACAAGGACTAAACATCCTACGCCAATGATCAGGACAGCGAGTATTGTTGGGGTGGAATCGCAACAG ATAAAAGAGTCACGTTCATCgtcaaaatcttcaaaacgaaaaattaCCATGAAGCAAATTTCGTCCGACATAGATGTAGACAGTAGCACTGATGAGTTTCATTCAGATTCTTCCCAAGTCGATagtaaatgtcaaaaaataggGAGGAGAAG GATGAAGGAGCAATTACAGGAAATCGATAAGCGCCTCCAGGACTTGGagcagaaaattaatttaatacaaaaaacagTGGGTTTTTTGGTGAATTCGAATCCAAGAAGTTTCGGCGATATCTGGAAcgtttttaatgtatttattttagtcTTTTCTTTAGGTATGTTTGAAGCTGTGCTGTTTTTCATGTTCAAAAAGTGA